Proteins co-encoded in one Neovison vison isolate M4711 chromosome 9, ASM_NN_V1, whole genome shotgun sequence genomic window:
- the PLIN2 gene encoding perilipin-2 isoform X2, whose amino-acid sequence MASVAVDTQPSVVTRVVNLPLVSSTYDLVSSVYISTKDQYPCLKSVCEMAEKGVKTITSVAVTSALPIIQKLEPQIAVANTYACKGLDRIEEKLPILNQPTNQVVASARGAVTGAKDAVTTTVTGAKDSMASTVTAVIDKTKGAVTGSVEKTKSVVSGSINTVLGSRMMHLVNSGVENALTKSELLVDQYLPLTEKELEEEAKKVEGFDTVQKPNYYVRLGSLSTKLRSRAYQQALNRVQEAKQKSQETISQLHSTVNLIEFARKNVHSANQKIQGAQDKFYLSWVEWKRSIGYDDTDESHCAEHIESRTLAIAHSLTQQLQTTCHTLLSSVQGLPQNIQDQASHLGVMAGDIYSGFRSAASFKEVSDSLLSSSKGQLQKMKESLDDVMDYLVNNTPLNWLVGPFYPQLTESQNAQDRGAPRDMSSQEAQQPQHRAA is encoded by the exons ATGGCATCTGTTGCAGTTGATACACAACCG AGTGTGGTGACTCGGGTAGTCAACCTACCCTTGGTGAGCTCCACCTACGACCTTGTCTCCTCGGTTTATATCAGTACAAAGGATCAGTATCCATGCTTGAAGTCTGTGTGCGAGATGGCAGAGAAGGGTGTAAAGACCATCACTTCCGTGGCTGTGACGAGTGCTCTGCCCATCATCCAGAAGCTAGAACCACAAa TTGCTGTTGCCAACACCTATGCGTGTAAGGGGCTAGACCGGATTGAGGAGAAACTGCCTATTCTGAATCAGCCAACAAACCAG GTGGTTGCCAGTGCCCGGGGTGCTGTAACAGGGGCAAAAGATGCTGTGACAACTACGGTGACTGGGGCCAAGGATTCCATGGCCAGCACCGTCACCGCGGTGATAGACAAGACCAAAGGAGCGGTGACGGGCAGTGTGGAGAAGACCAAGTCTGTGGTCAGTGGCAGCATTAACACAGTCTTGGGAAGTCGGATGATGCATCTGGTGAACAGTGGAGTAGAGAATGCGCTCACCAAATCTGAGTTGCTGGTGGACCAGTACCTCCCTCTCACGGAGAAAGAATTAG aagaagaagcaaaaaaagttgaagggtttgatacagtaCAGAAGCCAAATTACTACGTACGATTAGGATCCCTGTCTACCAAGCTCCGGTCACGTGCCTACCAGCAGGCTCTCAACAGGGTTCAAGAAGCCAAGCAAAAAAGCCAAGAAACCATTTCTCAGCTCCATTCCACTGTGAATCTG ATTGAATTTGCCAGGAAGAATGTGCATAGTGCCAACCAGAAAATTCAAGGTGCTCAGGATAAGTTCTATCTCTCCTGGGTGGAGTGGAAGAGAAGCATTGGTTATGATGATACAGATGAGTCCCATTGTGCTGAG CACATTGAGTCACGGACTCTGGCTATTGCCCACAGCCTGACGCAGCAGCTCCAGACCACGTGCCACACCCTGCTGTCCAGTGTCCAGGGGTTACCACAGAACATCCAAGACCAGGCCAGTCACCTGGGGGTCATGGCTGGTGACATCTACTCAGGCTTCCGCAGTGCTGCCTCTTTTAAGGAAGTGTCTGACAGCCTCCTCAGTTCCAGCAAGGGGCAGCTGCAGAAAATGAAGGAGTCTTTAGATGACGTGATGGATTATCTTGTTAACAACACGCCTCTCAACTGGCTGGTAGGTCCCTTTTATCCTCAGCTGACCGAGTCTCAGAATGCTCAGGACCGAGGTGCACCAAGGGACATGAGCAGTCAGGAGGCCCAGCAGCCTCAGCACAGAGCAGCTTAG
- the PLIN2 gene encoding perilipin-2 isoform X1 produces the protein MASVAVDTQPSVVTRVVNLPLVSSTYDLVSSVYISTKDQYPCLKSVCEMAEKGVKTITSVAVTSALPIIQKLEPQIAVANTYACKGLDRIEEKLPILNQPTNQVVASARGAVTGAKDAVTTTVTGAKDSMASTVTAVIDKTKGAVTGSVEKTKSVVSGSINTVLGSRMMHLVNSGVENALTKSELLVDQYLPLTEKELEEEAKKVEGFDTVQKPNYYVRLGSLSTKLRSRAYQQALNRVQEAKQKSQETISQLHSTVNLIEFARKNVHSANQKIQGAQDKFYLSWVEWKRSIGYDDTDESHCAEHIESRTLAIAHSLTQQLQTTCHTLLSSVQGLPQNIQDQASHLGVMAGDIYSGFRSAASFKEVSDSLLSSSKGQLQKMKESLDDVMDYLVNNTPLNWLVFDLTAIDLTSETDEIPDIIALEEEDASDHSHANGPESSQGKTLNN, from the exons ATGGCATCTGTTGCAGTTGATACACAACCG AGTGTGGTGACTCGGGTAGTCAACCTACCCTTGGTGAGCTCCACCTACGACCTTGTCTCCTCGGTTTATATCAGTACAAAGGATCAGTATCCATGCTTGAAGTCTGTGTGCGAGATGGCAGAGAAGGGTGTAAAGACCATCACTTCCGTGGCTGTGACGAGTGCTCTGCCCATCATCCAGAAGCTAGAACCACAAa TTGCTGTTGCCAACACCTATGCGTGTAAGGGGCTAGACCGGATTGAGGAGAAACTGCCTATTCTGAATCAGCCAACAAACCAG GTGGTTGCCAGTGCCCGGGGTGCTGTAACAGGGGCAAAAGATGCTGTGACAACTACGGTGACTGGGGCCAAGGATTCCATGGCCAGCACCGTCACCGCGGTGATAGACAAGACCAAAGGAGCGGTGACGGGCAGTGTGGAGAAGACCAAGTCTGTGGTCAGTGGCAGCATTAACACAGTCTTGGGAAGTCGGATGATGCATCTGGTGAACAGTGGAGTAGAGAATGCGCTCACCAAATCTGAGTTGCTGGTGGACCAGTACCTCCCTCTCACGGAGAAAGAATTAG aagaagaagcaaaaaaagttgaagggtttgatacagtaCAGAAGCCAAATTACTACGTACGATTAGGATCCCTGTCTACCAAGCTCCGGTCACGTGCCTACCAGCAGGCTCTCAACAGGGTTCAAGAAGCCAAGCAAAAAAGCCAAGAAACCATTTCTCAGCTCCATTCCACTGTGAATCTG ATTGAATTTGCCAGGAAGAATGTGCATAGTGCCAACCAGAAAATTCAAGGTGCTCAGGATAAGTTCTATCTCTCCTGGGTGGAGTGGAAGAGAAGCATTGGTTATGATGATACAGATGAGTCCCATTGTGCTGAG CACATTGAGTCACGGACTCTGGCTATTGCCCACAGCCTGACGCAGCAGCTCCAGACCACGTGCCACACCCTGCTGTCCAGTGTCCAGGGGTTACCACAGAACATCCAAGACCAGGCCAGTCACCTGGGGGTCATGGCTGGTGACATCTACTCAGGCTTCCGCAGTGCTGCCTCTTTTAAGGAAGTGTCTGACAGCCTCCTCAGTTCCAGCAAGGGGCAGCTGCAGAAAATGAAGGAGTCTTTAGATGACGTGATGGATTATCTTGTTAACAACACGCCTCTCAACTGGCTG GTATTTGATTTGACTGCCATAGACTTGACATCTGAGACTGATGAAATTCCAGATATTATAGCTTTGGAAGAGGAGGATGCATCAGATCACTCACATGCTAATGGTCCCGAGTCCTCTCAGGGCAAAACATTGAATAACTAA